The sequence AGAGCTCCAAATTTGTAACATCAGAAAGGCCTCTGAGAAATTGACAGATGCCATCAACTGGAGCATGAACGGTACCAACTGAAACTGATGCTGTCTCTAAAGATGCCATGTTTGTCGGTAAAGGTAGCATTCTTTGGTAAGGAAAGTAGCCAAGATTAATTAGGCTTGGTATTGAAATAGAAGCCCGTTCAGAAAATGTGAAGTTGCACCCGACATCAATTGTGAAAACCTTCAGTGTCTGGGAGGAAATCTCAATGTCAGAAATGGCACAATCATGTAACATGAGACGTTCCAATACTGTGCAGCCCATTTGGAGGCTCTTAAAGAAGCCGAGGAACAAAGCAACACAGGAAAGCTCCAGGCTTGTCAAGAAGCACTTCGAAGTAAACACTGCCGAATCGAGATACAATCTAGCGTCCCATATGGAAACGTTGACAGACCTAGCATTGCACTGTAAAGCATGGCCGATCCAGAGGTTAGCATCTTCTGATTCGGTATCCCAGTCGATTGAATCCCCATCTGGTACGGGGTACCAGAGATTGAACTCGTCCAAGGCAGTGGGGTTATGGAGCATCAGGAATCGGTTGACAAACATCTTGAAAAGCACGTCGCCCTCCTCCTTGGTGTCAGCGATGCTGTCGAACTCGTGACGCGATGCGTTGATGCGTGGCATGGAGCGCCAGAGGTCGCGCCACCGCCGCGACAGCACGCACGTGTGCAGGGCTTGGCGAGCGTCCAGAAAGGAGATGGCGCGGAGGAGGACGTCGTTGTGGAGAGCGTTGATCCTGCACCCGGCGCCAGGAACGCGCGCTGGCGCCATGTGCGTGTCGCCAGACGTGTCGTCCATGAGGTCGGGATCACAGGGGCAATTCGTCAAACAGGTGGTGATCAGGCAAGCTGCAGCATGGCGAAATGGAGATTTAAGGAGCCATGAATCCGCACATCGGAACAAGAATGGAGACGGTGATAGGAATCAGCATAAATTTTTTGATGGAAATGGTAACCATCGAATCGAATAGGAAAGGGAAGGGGGAGCAAGCCGTGCGTTGGTAGCCTGCtgcctgccctgccctgcccccGCCCACGGAATGAGAACGGGATACCTCccttttgtgttcttttttttatcagaaTGCCTGCCTCTTTGTAAGGGTACCTCTTTATCTACTCTTTTTTTCAAGTAGTAGTCCGGTAATCCCTTCGGTCATGGAGGAAAAAGTCATTCAATAAACTATTTAAAATGAATTTCGACCATGTAATTTATTTCTTAACTTTTGGAAGATGATGTACgaaagtagtttcataatattTCAATTTTCTAACATCTATGAAAGTATATTATAATAGAAGTTAACAGTCAAAGTTATGCTTTTCAGAACATGCTGATCTCCAAATAACGTCATTTTACTAGATAAAGTAAATAGTAAGTCACATGGAACGCTAGCAAGATatagaggaaacaaaaaaaaattgtacaaatTTCTTAGCTCCAGTTTTCGGTGTGATGGATGGGTTCCGAATCGGGCTAGAGTCACCTCAAAGCTGATTGGCCGCCGTGTGGCTTTATAGATCCACTTTGCATTTGGCAAATTAGGGTGGTGCTAGGCGCCCATGAGATGCCTCAAATAGAGGTAGCCAGCGTATGGCTCACAAAATCGTCAGTAACTATTCGGTTATTATGGTTATCGGTCAATTTAGATCACATCGTATTCATAAATCGATCGGTTTTggtttagtttaaattctaaactaaaaaaataaaaaatttgatgaaattcaacCATTTTTACCAAATTCCGCCGAATTACTGTGCGTAACCACGATTTTTGCGATAATCACCGGGGGCCATTTTTCGGAGGTCAAATGCATTT is a genomic window of Phragmites australis chromosome 24, lpPhrAust1.1, whole genome shotgun sequence containing:
- the LOC133907233 gene encoding LOW QUALITY PROTEIN: F-box/FBD/LRR-repeat protein At1g16930-like (The sequence of the model RefSeq protein was modified relative to this genomic sequence to represent the inferred CDS: deleted 1 base in 1 codon); its protein translation is MAPARVPGAGCRINALHNDVLLRAISFLDARQALHTCVLSRRWRDLWRSMPRINASRHEFDSIADTKEEGDVLFKMFVNRFLMLHNPTALDEFNLWYPVPDGDSIDWDTESEDANLWIGHALQCNARSVNVSIWDARLYLDSAVFTSKCFLTSLELSCVALFLGFFKSLQMGCTVLERLMLHDCAISDIEISSQTLKVFTIDVGCNFTFSERASISIPSLINLGYFPYQRMLPLPTNMASLETASVSVGTVHAPVDGICQFLRGLSDVTNLELCYEGETEMEKNFQWCPKFNNLTILTLGKWCLCADLYALIVFLQNSPNLLKLTLELRGSPDTYKKFIGELQERSCDQLKIVEIVCSEDWENDPVLNSLEKLLLENGITSGQINIIHWM